The following coding sequences lie in one Alloacidobacterium dinghuense genomic window:
- a CDS encoding ABC transporter permease yields the protein MQAITLFLRKLLILISRDNYNRELDEEMDFHREQVRQEMQSDSLPAADAQHAVRRQFGNDVRLKEQSHEIVGFRIESVWQDFRFALRQLHKNPGFACVAIMVLTMGIAASVAIFSFVDAALIKPLPYQNPSRLVGVYETSAACPHCNLSYQDYLDWKKDNKVFSSFDAWGWASYLWKSPSGVQTIPAARVAGGFFHTLGVSPAVGRVFTEADDTPGAPRTALLAYSTWQKRFGGNQDVVGKSLMLDDAAYTIIGVLPPEFHFAPRGEAEFWTTLHDPNNCEKRRSCHNLFGIARLNDGVSIQTALANMKSIAAQLEKQYPDSNLGQGALVMSLSDAIVGDIRPILLVLLSGAGLLLLIACVNVSSLLLVRAENRKREMAVRGALGASPARLIRQFITEGIVLVAASMICGLAMAYGAIQLLLKLIPSDMLLRMPYLQSIGLNPRVLAFAAALGIFSAAIFSLTPALRLSIANLREDLAEGGRSAAGTTWKRLGSNLVALELAIAVVLLAGAGLLGKSFYRLLHVNLNFNPDHLALFEISAPNANYEKPPQSIALSKRVLDSIASMPGVVIASHTSDPPVTCNCDTTWFRVQGHPFHGEHNDAPERSVSTDYFKTIQARLIRGRFYTEADDASSTPAIIINQTLAKQFFPNEDPIGKMIGDTELSPKSLRQIVGVVDDIREGGLDQEIRPAVYYPFVQSTDDDFEVVVRTAQDPKSMLPALVKVIHEIDPNIGVRNELTMEQQISDSETAYLHRSSAWLVGGFAILALLLSVVGLYGVIAYSVSQRTREIGVRMALGAQRSSVYQLILKEATWLITFGIFAGLAGSLALTALMGKLLFGVHSWDVPTLTAVALLLGLSALLASYIPARRAASVNPVEALRAE from the coding sequence ATGCAAGCTATCACGCTCTTCCTTCGCAAGCTCCTTATCCTTATAAGCCGTGACAACTACAACCGTGAGCTGGACGAAGAGATGGACTTCCACCGCGAACAGGTCCGGCAAGAGATGCAGTCTGATAGCTTGCCTGCGGCAGATGCACAACATGCAGTACGCCGCCAGTTCGGCAATGACGTGCGATTGAAGGAACAGAGCCACGAGATCGTCGGCTTTCGCATCGAGAGCGTTTGGCAGGACTTCCGCTTCGCCCTCCGCCAACTGCACAAGAACCCCGGCTTCGCCTGTGTCGCCATCATGGTGCTCACTATGGGAATCGCCGCCAGTGTGGCCATTTTCTCTTTCGTTGACGCCGCCCTGATCAAGCCGCTTCCCTATCAAAATCCATCTCGCCTCGTCGGGGTGTACGAAACCTCAGCGGCCTGCCCGCACTGCAATCTTTCCTATCAGGACTATCTCGACTGGAAAAAGGACAACAAGGTCTTCAGCTCCTTCGACGCCTGGGGCTGGGCAAGCTATCTCTGGAAAAGCCCTTCGGGAGTACAGACGATTCCCGCCGCGCGCGTCGCCGGCGGCTTCTTTCATACTCTCGGCGTATCTCCTGCAGTGGGACGCGTTTTCACCGAGGCCGATGACACTCCCGGCGCACCGCGCACCGCCCTGCTCGCCTACAGCACATGGCAGAAGCGCTTCGGAGGAAACCAGGACGTCGTAGGCAAATCCCTGATGCTCGACGATGCCGCATACACCATCATCGGCGTGCTGCCCCCGGAATTCCATTTCGCGCCGCGCGGTGAAGCCGAGTTCTGGACAACACTTCACGATCCAAATAACTGCGAAAAGCGGCGCAGTTGCCACAACCTCTTCGGTATCGCCCGCCTCAACGATGGCGTTTCGATCCAGACCGCGCTGGCCAACATGAAATCCATCGCTGCGCAGCTTGAGAAGCAATACCCTGACTCCAATCTCGGGCAGGGCGCGTTGGTCATGTCTTTGAGTGACGCCATCGTCGGCGATATCCGCCCGATCCTGCTGGTTCTCCTCAGCGGAGCAGGCCTGTTATTGCTCATCGCCTGCGTCAACGTGTCCAGCCTACTTCTCGTTCGCGCCGAAAACCGTAAGCGTGAAATGGCTGTTCGCGGAGCACTCGGCGCATCGCCTGCGCGCCTGATCCGTCAGTTCATCACCGAAGGAATCGTGCTGGTCGCCGCCTCTATGATCTGCGGCCTGGCTATGGCTTACGGTGCGATTCAACTGCTGCTCAAACTCATCCCTTCCGACATGCTGCTGCGCATGCCCTATCTCCAAAGCATCGGCCTCAACCCACGTGTACTCGCTTTCGCCGCCGCTCTCGGAATATTTTCAGCCGCAATCTTCTCCCTCACTCCAGCCTTGCGTCTCTCCATTGCAAATCTCCGCGAAGATCTCGCTGAAGGCGGCCGCAGCGCTGCTGGCACAACCTGGAAACGTCTCGGCTCAAACCTCGTCGCATTGGAACTGGCCATCGCGGTGGTGCTCCTTGCCGGAGCCGGTCTGCTCGGCAAAAGCTTCTACCGTCTACTCCACGTGAACCTCAATTTCAACCCAGACCACCTGGCCCTGTTCGAGATCTCCGCTCCCAACGCGAACTATGAAAAGCCGCCACAATCTATCGCGCTTTCAAAGCGTGTGCTCGACAGCATCGCCTCGATGCCAGGAGTCGTCATCGCAAGCCACACCAGCGATCCTCCAGTCACCTGCAACTGCGATACAACGTGGTTCCGGGTTCAGGGTCATCCCTTTCACGGAGAGCACAACGACGCGCCCGAGCGCTCTGTCAGCACCGACTACTTCAAGACCATCCAGGCGCGATTGATCCGCGGCCGCTTCTACACCGAGGCCGACGACGCTTCGTCGACACCCGCCATCATCATTAACCAGACACTCGCGAAACAATTCTTCCCCAATGAAGACCCCATCGGCAAAATGATCGGCGACACCGAACTCTCACCGAAGTCCCTGCGGCAAATTGTCGGCGTAGTCGACGACATCCGGGAAGGTGGCCTCGATCAAGAGATACGCCCAGCTGTTTATTATCCCTTCGTGCAATCCACCGATGACGACTTCGAAGTCGTCGTTCGTACGGCGCAGGACCCAAAGTCCATGCTCCCCGCCCTCGTCAAGGTCATCCACGAGATTGACCCGAACATCGGCGTTCGCAACGAACTCACCATGGAGCAGCAAATCAGCGATTCCGAAACCGCTTACCTTCACCGCTCGTCTGCGTGGCTCGTCGGAGGCTTCGCCATCCTGGCCCTCCTGCTCAGCGTCGTCGGCCTCTACGGAGTCATCGCCTATTCAGTAAGCCAGCGCACGCGCGAAATCGGAGTGCGCATGGCCCTCGGCGCGCAGCGCAGTTCCGTTTACCAACTCATCTTGAAAGAAGCCACCTGGCTCATCACCTTCGGCATCTTCGCCGGACTCGCAGGTTCCCTCGCCTTAACGGCTTTGATGGGCAAGCTCCTCTTTGGCGTCCACTCCTGGGATGTGCCCACGCTCACCGCCGTAGCGCTTCTGCTCGGACTATCGGCATTGCTTGCCAGCTACATCCCGGCCCGTCGCGCCGCCTCAGTGAATCCGGTGGAAGCGCTAAGAGCCGAATAA
- a CDS encoding glutathionylspermidine synthase family protein, which produces MQRHSIQPRQDWQKRVEQTGLTYHSLEGNPYWDESAYWELSSAEVDRIEAATSEVQRLCLAAGDHIIEKNRFAEMGIPAKAIPHIVQAWQQEPPALYGRIDLAYDGNHLKLLEYNADTPTSLVEAAVTQWYWLQDGHAQADQFNSLHEKLIAKWLDLVPYISQPVYFGSEPVEEDRITVEYLRDTAHQAGLQTISITMHDIGWQASTYSFVDLDRKPIRTIFKLYPWESLLNDSFGPHALSTMRQTQWIEPIWKMLWSNKALLAILWELFPGHELLLPTFLDGPRDLQSWVRKPFFGREGANVTVSLSGITMESTSGAHTKDPFIYQQYAELASCGSTHAAIGSWLIDGEPAGIGIRESSGYITTNTSRFVPHLFR; this is translated from the coding sequence ATGCAGCGTCACTCCATCCAGCCCCGCCAGGACTGGCAGAAGCGCGTCGAGCAGACCGGGCTCACATACCACTCGCTTGAAGGCAATCCCTATTGGGATGAATCCGCATACTGGGAACTCTCATCCGCTGAAGTAGACCGCATCGAAGCCGCGACCAGCGAAGTCCAACGTTTATGCCTTGCTGCGGGCGACCACATCATCGAAAAGAACCGCTTCGCGGAGATGGGGATTCCCGCCAAAGCCATTCCGCACATCGTGCAGGCATGGCAGCAGGAACCTCCCGCCCTCTATGGACGCATCGATCTCGCCTACGACGGAAACCATCTCAAACTCCTCGAATACAACGCCGACACGCCAACATCCCTCGTAGAAGCCGCCGTCACGCAATGGTACTGGCTCCAGGACGGCCATGCCCAGGCCGACCAGTTCAACTCCCTCCACGAAAAGCTCATCGCCAAATGGCTCGATCTGGTTCCCTACATCTCCCAGCCCGTTTACTTCGGTTCTGAGCCTGTAGAAGAGGACCGGATCACAGTCGAATACCTGCGCGACACGGCACACCAGGCCGGACTGCAGACGATTTCCATCACCATGCACGACATCGGCTGGCAGGCATCGACCTATAGTTTTGTCGATCTGGACCGTAAGCCCATCCGCACGATCTTCAAACTCTATCCATGGGAATCGCTGCTCAACGATTCCTTCGGCCCGCACGCGCTTTCCACGATGCGCCAGACTCAATGGATTGAGCCCATCTGGAAAATGCTCTGGTCGAACAAGGCCCTGCTCGCCATTCTCTGGGAACTCTTCCCAGGCCACGAACTGCTCCTGCCAACCTTCCTCGATGGCCCGCGCGATCTGCAGTCGTGGGTACGCAAGCCATTCTTCGGACGTGAAGGCGCGAACGTGACCGTGTCACTCAGCGGCATCACCATGGAATCCACCTCCGGCGCCCACACCAAGGACCCCTTCATCTATCAGCAATACGCCGAGTTGGCTTCATGCGGCAGCACACATGCCGCCATCGGAAGCTGGCTCATCGACGGCGAACCGGCGGGCATTGGCATCCGTGAATCAAGCGGTTACATCACCACGAATACTAGCCGATTCGTACCACATCTCTTTCGCTGA
- a CDS encoding proline dehydrogenase family protein: MPILRSAFIALSRNAALRTFSERSQLGRRMSSRFVAGMTLDEVVHAAEALQRLGIASTLDSLGENVTTPNEARHSADIYHRLLDAIQTRPTMNANVSVKLTQMGMDLDPGLAEEIVSGLVDHAVAANTFVRVDMEGSEYTKATIDMVRRLHAKPGNRGHVGIVIQAYLHRSQEDIRTLTGDGIRIRLCKGAYKEPSNLAFPEKKDVDANFVKLTHQLLTSGIYHGIATHDEDMISATRKFVRENNIDPKTFEFQMLYGIRRDLQKSLVHDGYNTRVYVPFGTEWYPYFMRRLAERPANALFIAKSLLKQ, encoded by the coding sequence ATGCCGATTCTCCGCTCTGCCTTTATCGCCCTCTCCCGCAATGCCGCCCTCAGAACCTTCTCCGAACGGTCACAACTAGGCCGTCGCATGTCCTCGCGCTTCGTCGCCGGCATGACCCTGGATGAGGTAGTCCATGCTGCGGAAGCCCTCCAGCGGCTCGGCATCGCCTCCACCCTCGACAGTCTGGGCGAGAACGTCACCACCCCCAACGAGGCCCGCCACTCAGCCGACATCTATCACCGCCTACTCGACGCCATCCAGACCCGCCCGACCATGAACGCCAATGTCAGCGTAAAGCTCACCCAGATGGGTATGGATCTCGACCCCGGACTCGCCGAGGAGATCGTCTCTGGGCTGGTCGACCACGCCGTCGCCGCCAACACCTTCGTCCGCGTCGATATGGAAGGCAGCGAATACACCAAGGCGACCATAGATATGGTCCGCCGCCTCCACGCCAAACCCGGAAACCGGGGCCATGTCGGTATCGTGATTCAGGCCTATCTTCACCGCAGCCAAGAAGATATCCGCACGCTAACCGGCGATGGCATCCGCATTCGCCTCTGCAAAGGCGCTTACAAGGAGCCATCCAATCTCGCCTTCCCGGAAAAGAAAGACGTCGACGCCAACTTCGTCAAGCTGACGCACCAGCTTCTCACCAGTGGCATCTATCACGGCATCGCCACTCACGACGAGGACATGATCTCCGCCACCAGGAAGTTCGTTCGCGAAAACAACATCGACCCAAAGACCTTCGAATTTCAGATGCTCTACGGCATCCGCCGTGACCTCCAGAAGTCCCTCGTTCACGACGGCTACAACACCCGTGTTTACGTCCCCTTCGGCACCGAATGGTATCCCTATTTCATGCGCCGCCTTGCAGAACGTCCGGCCAACGCGCTCTTCATCGCCAAAAGCCTGCTGAAGCAGTGA
- a CDS encoding dolichyl-phosphate beta-glucosyltransferase, which produces MNPNYSIVIPAYNEKARIGHTLERVLECVHARGWNAEVLVVNDGSSDNTASIIESFAAKDPFVRLINNPKNCGKGYSVRNGMLQATGEIVMFTDADLSSPIEEAEQLFAAIRAGADIAIGSRWLEVKRQTLRQPLYRRFFGRCFNAVTRMVMALPFADTQCGFKAFTRQASQTVFQLQRIERWGFDPEILFIAIKRGYSIREVPVTWGHDERSRISYLRDGLKMLEELVFVRWNALTGVYSKPVKELDPAAAGSKLAANAQTKGAR; this is translated from the coding sequence GTGAATCCGAATTACAGTATCGTTATTCCTGCCTACAACGAAAAAGCACGCATTGGACACACGCTGGAGCGGGTCCTCGAGTGCGTTCATGCCCGTGGCTGGAATGCCGAAGTGCTGGTTGTCAATGACGGTTCCAGCGACAATACCGCCTCAATCATAGAAAGCTTTGCAGCCAAAGATCCGTTCGTGCGCCTGATCAACAACCCCAAAAACTGCGGCAAAGGTTACAGCGTGCGCAACGGCATGTTGCAAGCAACAGGTGAGATTGTCATGTTTACCGATGCCGACCTTTCTTCGCCAATCGAAGAGGCGGAACAGCTCTTCGCCGCCATTCGCGCAGGCGCTGACATAGCCATCGGCTCGCGCTGGCTTGAAGTCAAACGGCAGACCCTCAGGCAACCGCTTTACCGGCGTTTTTTTGGGAGATGCTTCAATGCCGTTACGCGCATGGTCATGGCGTTGCCTTTCGCCGACACCCAATGCGGCTTCAAAGCCTTCACCCGTCAGGCCTCACAGACGGTATTTCAATTGCAAAGGATCGAGCGCTGGGGCTTTGACCCGGAAATTCTCTTCATCGCCATCAAGCGCGGCTATTCCATCCGTGAGGTTCCTGTCACCTGGGGACACGACGAACGATCTCGTATCAGTTACCTCAGAGACGGACTCAAAATGCTGGAAGAACTTGTCTTCGTGCGCTGGAACGCGCTGACCGGCGTCTACAGCAAGCCGGTAAAGGAACTGGACCCGGCAGCTGCCGGCTCCAAGCTGGCGGCAAATGCCCAAACAAAAGGCGCCCGATAA
- a CDS encoding MoaD/ThiS family protein, whose translation MTSPVRVALPQHLRTLAHIEGSEVLIEVEGPVTQRSILDAVEARYPMLKGTIREHDTLQRRPFLRFFACEEDLSHESPDAPLPDSVARGVEPFLIIGAIAGGC comes from the coding sequence ATGACATCTCCGGTCAGGGTCGCACTGCCACAGCATCTGCGAACGCTTGCACACATCGAGGGGAGCGAGGTGCTGATCGAGGTCGAAGGCCCGGTCACGCAACGCTCTATCCTCGACGCGGTCGAAGCGCGCTATCCCATGCTCAAGGGAACGATCCGCGAACACGACACGCTCCAGCGCCGCCCATTCCTCCGTTTCTTCGCCTGCGAGGAGGATTTGTCGCACGAATCACCCGATGCTCCCCTGCCTGACTCCGTCGCCCGGGGCGTTGAGCCTTTTCTTATCATTGGCGCCATCGCGGGCGGCTGTTAA
- a CDS encoding WD40/YVTN/BNR-like repeat-containing protein, with amino-acid sequence MSKVRVLVGTKKGAFILTSDGKREQWDVSGPHFAGWEVYHLKGSPVNPDRIYASQTSSWSGQVLQCSDDGGKTWYAPGGGIGKSPEGWPIGESNRFVYDTSTETGAPLTTHQFYDGTQHPWEFKRVWHLEPSLTDAETVYAGVEDAALFRSTDGAHSWQEVSGLRGHGTGPKWQPGAGGMCLHTIILDPSDPNRIYIAISAAGAFRTDDGGKTWKPINRGLRSQFLPDQDCEVGHCVHHIAMNPTKPSTLFMQKHWDVMRSDNAGDSWQEISGNLPTDFGFAIDVHAHEPDTVYVVPIKSDSEHYPLDGKLRVYRSRSGGDEWEPLTNGLPQENCYVNVLRDAMAVDKLDDCGIYFGTTGGQVYASTNDGDTWKPIVRDLPAVLSVEVQTLP; translated from the coding sequence ATGAGCAAAGTGCGTGTACTGGTAGGCACCAAAAAAGGGGCATTCATTCTCACTTCAGACGGCAAACGTGAGCAGTGGGACGTCAGCGGCCCCCATTTTGCCGGCTGGGAGGTCTACCACTTGAAGGGATCACCAGTGAATCCCGACCGTATTTACGCCTCGCAGACCAGCAGCTGGTCCGGACAGGTGTTGCAGTGCTCCGATGACGGCGGGAAGACATGGTACGCACCGGGCGGCGGCATCGGGAAATCGCCGGAAGGTTGGCCCATCGGCGAGAGCAACCGCTTTGTATATGACACCTCGACGGAAACTGGTGCGCCGCTGACCACGCACCAGTTCTATGACGGGACACAGCATCCATGGGAGTTCAAGCGCGTATGGCACTTGGAGCCATCGCTGACCGATGCGGAGACGGTCTATGCCGGCGTGGAGGATGCGGCACTGTTCCGCTCGACGGACGGGGCGCACTCGTGGCAAGAGGTGTCCGGCCTGCGCGGCCACGGCACCGGCCCGAAATGGCAGCCCGGAGCAGGCGGCATGTGCCTGCACACCATCATTCTCGATCCCAGCGATCCGAATCGCATCTATATTGCCATCTCCGCCGCAGGAGCCTTCCGTACCGACGACGGCGGCAAAACCTGGAAACCTATCAATCGCGGCCTGCGTTCGCAATTTCTTCCCGATCAGGACTGTGAGGTGGGCCATTGCGTCCACCACATCGCCATGAACCCCACGAAACCCAGCACACTCTTTATGCAGAAGCACTGGGACGTGATGCGCAGCGACAACGCCGGCGACTCCTGGCAGGAGATCAGCGGCAACCTGCCCACTGACTTCGGCTTCGCCATCGACGTGCATGCGCACGAACCGGACACAGTCTACGTCGTCCCCATCAAGAGCGACTCGGAACACTATCCCCTCGACGGCAAGCTGCGCGTCTATCGCAGCCGAAGCGGCGGCGACGAATGGGAGCCGCTTACCAACGGCCTGCCGCAGGAAAACTGCTACGTCAATGTGCTGCGCGATGCCATGGCTGTCGACAAGCTCGATGACTGTGGTATCTACTTCGGAACCACGGGCGGGCAGGTATATGCCTCCACAAATGACGGAGATACCTGGAAGCCCATCGTGCGCGACCTTCCCGCAGTGCTCTCGGTTGAGGTGCAGACGCTGCCATGA
- a CDS encoding serine hydrolase domain-containing protein: MTTGVDRRTFLKGAAASAAVVAPSNMSMSAATKAPPKGVSAESKAAPASGLSAKGLNRMHGVMSGYVDSGEVPGIVTLVSRRGQIDVDAVGMKKIGETNPVQRDTIFRIASMTKPITAAATMILVEECVLRLDDPVDHLLPELANRRVLKRIDAKLDDTVPAKRPITVRDLLTFRMGFGQMVAAPDAYPILKAANELQIGMGAPNPATKPAPDEWIHRLGTLPLMHQPGEMWMYDTPADVLGVLIARASGQPFEAFLRERIFGPLAMKDSDFSVPAAKINRFATSYWLNPQTGKLEVFDEADGGQWSRPPAFPSGAGGLVSTVDDYFAFSESLLNTGKRGPERILSQKSIELMRTDQLTPEQKAISGLTPGYFDNHGWGFCMSIVTKHTDIAGSVGSFGWNGGLGTSWFADPRDGLSTLLLTQRAWTSPTPPNVCLDFWTSAALAIED, translated from the coding sequence ATGACGACAGGCGTCGATCGTCGCACTTTCCTGAAGGGCGCGGCAGCCTCCGCTGCCGTCGTCGCGCCATCCAATATGTCTATGTCCGCCGCTACAAAAGCGCCACCGAAGGGGGTGAGCGCAGAATCGAAGGCAGCACCTGCTTCAGGTCTGTCTGCCAAGGGCCTGAACCGGATGCACGGCGTCATGTCCGGCTACGTCGACAGTGGCGAAGTACCCGGAATCGTCACGCTCGTGAGCCGCCGCGGCCAGATCGACGTCGATGCGGTCGGCATGAAGAAGATCGGCGAGACCAATCCCGTGCAGCGCGACACTATCTTTCGCATCGCCTCCATGACCAAGCCGATTACTGCCGCAGCGACCATGATCCTGGTTGAGGAATGCGTCCTACGTCTGGACGACCCCGTGGATCACCTCCTGCCCGAACTCGCCAATCGCCGCGTCCTCAAAAGAATCGACGCAAAGCTAGACGACACGGTACCGGCAAAGCGCCCCATCACCGTACGCGATCTGCTGACCTTCCGCATGGGCTTTGGCCAGATGGTCGCGGCCCCTGACGCTTACCCGATCCTGAAAGCCGCGAATGAACTCCAGATCGGCATGGGCGCGCCGAACCCCGCGACCAAGCCCGCTCCTGACGAATGGATTCACCGCCTGGGCACCCTCCCGCTCATGCACCAGCCCGGCGAGATGTGGATGTACGACACCCCCGCAGACGTTCTTGGCGTGCTCATCGCTCGCGCCTCTGGCCAGCCATTCGAGGCTTTCTTGCGCGAGCGCATCTTCGGGCCACTCGCCATGAAGGACTCTGACTTCAGCGTACCGGCAGCCAAGATCAACCGATTTGCAACCAGCTATTGGCTCAATCCACAAACAGGCAAGCTTGAAGTATTTGATGAAGCTGATGGCGGCCAATGGAGCCGCCCCCCTGCCTTTCCGTCCGGAGCCGGTGGCTTGGTTTCCACCGTCGATGACTACTTCGCCTTCAGTGAGTCGCTGCTGAATACCGGCAAGCGTGGTCCCGAGCGCATCCTTTCCCAGAAATCAATCGAGTTGATGAGAACCGATCAGCTGACTCCCGAGCAAAAGGCAATCTCTGGCCTTACTCCCGGCTATTTTGACAATCATGGCTGGGGCTTCTGCATGTCCATCGTCACCAAGCACACCGATATCGCGGGAAGCGTCGGGAGCTTCGGCTGGAATGGTGGCCTCGGCACATCGTGGTTCGCCGATCCGAGGGACGGCCTCTCAACCCTCCTTTTAACCCAGCGAGCGTGGACATCTCCCACTCCGCCGAATGTCTGCCTCGACTTCTGGACATCTGCGGCTCTCGCCATAGAGGATTGA
- a CDS encoding Gfo/Idh/MocA family protein, which translates to MTAIGATLPQLDAESSKPNTSSVIGMPFTPVNPKIGIIGTGGRGTNLLENLLGADAQILALCDIVQEKAEHAQSLVVKSGQKSPELYTKGDHAFESLVARDDLDLVIIATPWNWHVEMAVASMTHGKHTCVEVPAATTIEDCWKLVNTSEQTRRHCIMLENCCYGYNETLVLRMVHAGLFGDILYGEGAYIHDLRDELFSNKGEGLWRRTVHTERNGNLYPTHGLGPVANYMGIQRGDRFDYLVSMSTPQHGLEQYRKAHVPSSDPRWSERYINGDMNTSLIKTANGLTLTLKHDTVNPHPYDRINIIAGTKGVFADYPPRIYFDEQAGGEAWGSIDNWKQYQHPLWKEEGAIAQKLGGHGGMDYIMLYRLLQCMHQGLVPDMDVYDAAAWSAPGPLSTASVANGSAPARFPDFTRGKWQERSASQIATQS; encoded by the coding sequence ATGACCGCAATCGGCGCAACACTCCCGCAACTTGACGCTGAGTCTTCGAAGCCCAACACATCCAGCGTCATCGGCATGCCATTCACGCCAGTCAATCCGAAGATCGGCATCATCGGCACCGGAGGCCGAGGCACCAACCTTCTCGAAAACCTTCTGGGAGCCGATGCACAGATCCTCGCTTTGTGCGACATCGTGCAGGAAAAAGCCGAGCACGCGCAATCGCTCGTTGTGAAGTCCGGACAGAAATCGCCCGAGCTCTACACCAAAGGCGATCACGCATTCGAATCGCTGGTTGCAAGAGACGATCTTGATCTCGTCATCATTGCCACTCCTTGGAATTGGCATGTCGAAATGGCTGTTGCTTCTATGACGCACGGCAAGCACACATGCGTCGAAGTCCCCGCAGCCACAACCATCGAAGACTGCTGGAAGCTCGTCAACACATCCGAGCAGACTCGCCGCCATTGCATCATGCTCGAAAACTGCTGTTACGGGTACAACGAGACGCTCGTTCTCCGCATGGTACATGCCGGACTCTTCGGCGACATTCTCTATGGCGAAGGCGCGTACATCCATGATCTGCGCGACGAACTCTTCTCCAATAAAGGTGAAGGCCTGTGGCGTCGTACCGTGCACACCGAGCGCAACGGCAATCTCTACCCGACCCACGGATTGGGCCCGGTCGCAAACTACATGGGCATTCAGCGCGGCGACCGTTTCGATTACCTCGTCTCCATGAGTACGCCGCAACATGGGCTTGAACAATATCGCAAAGCCCACGTGCCCTCTTCCGATCCCAGATGGTCTGAGCGATACATAAACGGCGACATGAACACTTCGCTCATCAAGACCGCAAATGGGCTCACCCTTACGCTGAAACACGACACGGTAAATCCCCACCCCTACGACCGCATCAACATCATCGCTGGGACCAAGGGCGTGTTCGCCGACTATCCGCCTCGCATCTACTTCGACGAACAGGCCGGCGGCGAAGCGTGGGGCAGCATCGATAACTGGAAGCAGTACCAGCATCCCCTCTGGAAAGAAGAAGGCGCTATCGCACAAAAACTCGGCGGCCACGGCGGCATGGACTACATCATGCTCTATCGCCTGCTGCAGTGCATGCATCAGGGCCTCGTGCCAGATATGGATGTCTATGATGCAGCCGCATGGTCGGCGCCCGGTCCACTCAGCACCGCTTCAGTAGCCAATGGCAGCGCGCCAGCCAGGTTCCCCGATTTCACCCGCGGAAAATGGCAGGAACGGTCAGCATCACAGATCGCAACGCAAAGCTGA